A region from the Candidatus Eisenbacteria bacterium genome encodes:
- a CDS encoding aminotransferase class I/II-fold pyridoxal phosphate-dependent enzyme: MSSSQSPVKPKLEPAARFQNLPPYALATVLQARDEKLKAGVDVIDLGVGNPDVRPPQIAIEALETALRDPMVQNHRYPSFNGLPEFRAAVARYYDRRFGVRVDPASEAMALIGSKEGISKFLLAHVNPDDTVLLCTPCYPAYLGQAAILQARVVEVPLQAKLGWRPDLASIAVEDAKRAKLIAINYPNNPTAGTETESLYRDVLKFARDYDLFVISDIAYADLSLDPSYRARSFLEFDRDKERTVEFHSFSKSYSMQGWRVGMAVGHPEALARMARLKSNMDYGVFMAIQRAAIAVLDHGDAYTIEVSEMYRKRRDAFLESIRPLGYPVETPRATIYVWLPIARSSANAVAFAAEVLEKTGVVLTPGTGFGKSGEGYVRISLCETEERLREAGSRLATAKLSY; encoded by the coding sequence ATGTCATCGAGCCAATCGCCTGTCAAACCGAAGCTTGAGCCGGCTGCACGTTTTCAGAACCTGCCCCCCTATGCGCTCGCTACGGTGCTGCAAGCCCGCGACGAGAAGCTGAAAGCGGGCGTCGATGTCATCGATTTGGGCGTTGGCAATCCCGACGTGCGCCCGCCGCAGATCGCAATCGAGGCACTCGAGACCGCGTTGAGGGACCCGATGGTCCAGAACCATCGCTATCCTTCCTTCAACGGGCTGCCCGAGTTTCGCGCCGCCGTCGCACGTTACTACGACCGGCGCTTCGGCGTGCGAGTCGACCCGGCGAGCGAGGCGATGGCGCTGATCGGTTCGAAGGAGGGGATCTCCAAGTTCCTGCTCGCCCACGTCAATCCCGATGACACCGTGCTGCTCTGCACGCCGTGCTATCCCGCGTATCTCGGCCAGGCCGCGATTCTGCAGGCGCGCGTCGTCGAGGTGCCATTGCAGGCGAAACTCGGCTGGCGACCGGATCTCGCTTCGATCGCGGTCGAAGATGCGAAGCGCGCCAAGCTGATCGCGATCAATTATCCGAACAATCCGACCGCCGGGACAGAGACGGAGTCGCTCTACCGCGACGTGCTGAAGTTCGCTCGCGACTACGACCTGTTCGTGATCTCGGACATCGCCTACGCGGACCTGTCCCTCGATCCCTCGTACCGCGCTCGCTCGTTCCTCGAGTTCGATCGCGACAAGGAACGCACGGTCGAGTTCCACTCGTTCTCGAAGTCCTACTCGATGCAGGGCTGGCGGGTCGGCATGGCGGTCGGGCACCCCGAGGCTCTCGCCCGCATGGCGCGCCTCAAATCGAACATGGACTACGGCGTGTTCATGGCGATCCAGCGTGCGGCGATCGCGGTGCTCGATCATGGCGACGCCTATACGATCGAGGTCTCGGAGATGTATCGCAAGCGCCGGGACGCGTTCCTCGAGTCGATCCGCCCGCTCGGCTACCCGGTCGAAACGCCCCGCGCCACGATCTACGTGTGGCTGCCGATTGCGCGCTCGAGCGCGAACGCGGTCGCATTCGCGGCGGAGGTGCTCGAGAAGACCGGCGTCGTGCTCACGCCCGGGACCGGCTTCGGAAAGTCGGGCGAGGGCTACGTTCGCATTTCCCTGTGCGAGACCGAGGAGCGCCTGCGGGAAGCGGGCAGCCGACTCGCGACGGCGAAGCTCAGCTACTAG
- a CDS encoding DUF3108 domain-containing protein has protein sequence MLLILALVMVPPTSRAADSDADSSDAELPRPGSLPGTGEVLPAVPTPFRVGESLKFSVQYGFIKAGTAWLEVPSIRDQAGRPAFQLVARAESNGFFSRFYKVRNRIESVWDSTGHFSYRYSEQRREGGHRASNAIAFDYAKQQAVYQDGQTFPIPPEVQDALSSFYYTRTQPLPLGGSLFFDYHASRKSVPMEVRVIGRERVKTPAGEFDCIAIEPLLKAGGIFKNKGRLVIWITDDERRMPVLMRSKVTVGSISVVLVDMRTGA, from the coding sequence GTGCTGCTCATCCTCGCCCTGGTCATGGTCCCGCCGACTTCGCGAGCGGCGGACTCCGACGCCGACTCCTCCGACGCCGAACTTCCGCGCCCCGGTTCGCTTCCGGGCACCGGCGAAGTCCTGCCGGCGGTTCCCACTCCGTTTCGCGTCGGCGAGTCGCTCAAGTTCTCGGTCCAGTACGGCTTCATCAAGGCCGGCACGGCGTGGCTCGAGGTGCCGTCGATTCGCGATCAGGCCGGCCGGCCGGCGTTTCAGCTGGTTGCGCGCGCCGAGTCGAACGGCTTTTTCAGCCGCTTCTACAAGGTGCGCAATCGCATCGAGTCGGTGTGGGATTCGACCGGACACTTCAGCTATCGCTACTCGGAGCAGCGTCGCGAGGGCGGTCATCGCGCCAGCAATGCGATTGCGTTCGACTACGCAAAGCAACAGGCGGTCTACCAGGACGGACAGACCTTCCCGATCCCTCCCGAAGTCCAGGACGCGCTGTCCTCGTTCTACTACACGCGCACCCAGCCACTGCCGCTCGGCGGGAGCCTGTTCTTCGACTACCACGCAAGCCGTAAGAGCGTGCCGATGGAGGTGAGAGTCATCGGGCGCGAGCGGGTCAAGACGCCGGCGGGCGAGTTCGATTGCATCGCGATCGAACCGCTGCTCAAGGCCGGCGGCATCTTCAAGAACAAGGGACGACTCGTGATCTGGATCACCGATGACGAGCGGCGCATGCCGGTCCTGATGCGCAGCAAGGTCACGGTCGGATCGATCAGCGTGGTGCTCGTGGACATGCGAACCGGCGCCTGA